The proteins below come from a single Biomphalaria glabrata chromosome 10, xgBioGlab47.1, whole genome shotgun sequence genomic window:
- the LOC106058006 gene encoding UDP-N-acetylglucosamine transferase subunit ALG13 homolog — MASRSRERLYVTVGTTKFDSLIKEIASSHILAALKKLGFCEVILQIGRGDYIPEDIELSANTPKVSYYRFKDSTASDIAQADLVICHAGAGSIMDALGAGKSVLVVINEELMGNHQIELAEKLAKESFLNYCTVSRLQESLESIDMSKLKPFPPGEPHKFVAYLDALLGFV, encoded by the exons ATggctagtagatctagagaacgTTTATATGTAACAGTTGGAACCACGAAATTTGATTCGTTAATAAAAGAG attgctTCTAGCCATATCTTGGCTGCTTTGAAAAAACTTGGGTTCTGTGAAGTGATACTGCAAATTGGTAGAGGTGACTATATACCAGAAGACATTGAATTAAGTGCTAATACACCTAAAGTATCATACTACCGCTTCAAGGACTCAACTGCTTCTGATATAGCACAAGCTGATCTTGTGATCTGTCATGCTGGAGCTGGAAGCATCATGGATGCTTTAGGTGCAGGAAAATCTGTACTAGTTGTGATAAATGAAGAACTCATGGGCAATCACCAAATTGAGTTGGCTGAAAAACTTGCCAAAGAAAGTTTCCTAAACTATTGCACTGTGAGCAGACTGCAGGAGTCATTAGAATCTATAGACATGTCCAAACTAAAACCTTTTCCACCAGGAGAGCCTCATAAATTTGTTGCATATTTAGATGCATTGTTAGGTTTTGTATAG
- the LOC106058002 gene encoding transmembrane protein 101-like: MNKTSKFICKSLEFILQKYPMVNALTLLMLFAERAKSESEPPIHPKIIYANLLGFLGCSLLMSSNIKKKEAVLVFCGQLLYFAYNFYNNKKLNYKEWLRLVMCTRQIGCVGVFLLFAHILDKKKSIPLRRVAEIITGLYLFAFTFLINNIKEIQSAVLSHIIGGDWGRYVLTVMLAACALSFFSGYFLRDMSLCAVIAILSVVLLVDADFNFWSKKGVQFWNQARILADGLCVCVGLVYAFFHLDNRVKGD; this comes from the exons atgaataaaacatcGAAATTCATCTGTAAGTCACTGGAGTTTATTCTACAAAAATATCCAATGGTAAATGCACTTACGTTGCTCATGCTCTTTGCTGAACGTGCAAAGTCggaaag TGAACCTCCTATACATCCAAAGATAATTTATGCCAATCTGTTGGGGTTTCTTGGATGTTCACTGCTGATGTCatctaatattaaaaagaaGGAGGCTGTCTTAGTTTTCTGTGGTCAGCTGTTGTACTTTGCTTACAACTTCTACAATAATAAAAAGTTGAACTATAAAGAGTGGCTTAGG CTTGTTATGTGCACTCGGCAAATAGGCTGTGTTggagttttccttctctttgCTCACATACTAGACAAGAAAAAGTCAATTCCATTGCGTAGAGTTGCAGAAATTATAACAGGACTTTACCTTTTTGCTTTCACCTTTCTAATcaataatattaaagag ATCCAGAGTGCTGTCTTAAGTCACATTATTGGTGGTGACTGGGGCAGATATGTTCTGACTGTGATGCTGGCAGCCTGTGCCCTGAGCTTCTTCTCTGGTTACTTTTTACGAGATATGTCGCTCTGTGCTGTCATAGCCATCTTGAGTGTAGTATTGTTGGTGGATGCAGATTTTAATTTCTGGTCAAAAAAGGGGGTACAGTTTTGGAATCAAGCCCGCATTCTAGCTGACGGCTTATGCGTGTGTGTTGGGTTGGTTTATGCTTTTTTCCATTTAGATAACAGAGTCAAAGGTGATTGA